ACTTGCTGTACACAATTAAATCATGATAGTGATCATACAGGAATTCTCCGTCACGGATGACCCCTTCTTTATGGAAACCTAAACGTTCAGGTATAGCGAAACTTTTCCTATTATCTGCCCCGCATCTAATTTCCACACGGTGTACATTATATTCATCAAACGCATAGTCAAGCAGTGAAGATACTGCGGCTGTCATAATGCCCTTTCCCTCATACGCTTCCGCAAGCCAATAGCCGATGCTCGTTTGTTTATTTACATAGTTCACCGAATGAAATCCGGCCATGCCGGCTAACTCGCCCTTATAAAGAACCCCTGCCTGAAATCCATCTTCCTCAGCAAATTGCCGCAGCCACGCAGTAATAATCGGACCGTACTGATCTGCACTTTTTATTGAATCGACCCACGGCAGCCATTCCCGCAGATGCTCCCGTGATTGATCGACTAAAGCAAACAGCTCTCCTGCATCTTTTTGGCTCATTAATTTCAAAGATATATCATCTGTTACATGATGTACAAACATAGTTAAGCTCCTTTCGTCATATACCTGCTGGACATACAAATTCCCTGAATAGCTATATGATTATGCCAAGTAATTAGAGATAGCCATAATACTAATAAGCAGTCTGCTTCAATATACTCGGAGCGGCTCACTATTATTTCTGGTCCACCTCATTCATCGCGAATATCTAAACCCATCATTGCCGCAAATTGCACGGCTTGAACCGAAGACACAATGCATCCGTCCAAATCTTCCATCGATATGGTCATATGTTCAAATTCTGATGTTCTTAGCTCGACACCTTTCAGCGGTGTTTCATCAAAACTGCATGACTCTAAGTTGCATTCTGCAAAATAAGTATGTTTTAATTGACAGTCGAAGAAGTCCGCATCTTTCAACTGACACGTTTCAAACCATACCCTCTCCCACTTTGCATGGACAAAGGCTGACAGATTGCATATACATTCTTCAAACAGAACGTCCGTGAACCGCGCTTCTGTAAAGTTTACACCGAGCATTTTACAATTGTGAAAACTGGCGCGGTGAATACTGATCCCTGTCAAGTCCGCATTGGAAAAATCACAGTTCTCAAACCGTACGTCCGTTAGAAATAATCCGGGTAACACCGAACCTTGAAAGCTGGTGTTCTTAATGTGCGCAGCTGTAAAATGAGCACGCTCAATTGTCTGTCCATCCAGTCTGGAATCTATAACGCTGGCGTTCAGTACATAAGGATCCTCTTCATGCATTGCATCCTGCAATTGTACAGATGTCAATTGTTCTGGTATTCGGGGCTGATTACGTTTCATTTTACCGACTCCTTATTCTAAGTTCTGTTACAGGACTTACAATTATGTACATGGTATTATTGCGAAAAGGGGTGACGATTATGGAAATCAATGATCAAGCACGAAAACAGCTTCTAGCTCAGGTTGAACATCTGTCCGATGAAGATATTAACCGGAAACCAGCCGAAGACAGATGGTCCGTTAAACAGATTTTGCAGCACCTTTGCCTCATGGAAGGCGGGGTAACGAAAATTATACAGACCCGGCTCGCTTCTAATGGGCAGAATCTGGCCACAGATAAACCGATCCAACTCGCTGTTCAACGCTCCACCAAAGTAGAGGCACCTGATTTCGTAACACCCACCGGGGACTTTTCCGCGCTTGAGGAATTGAAAGCGCAATTATCAGCCACCCACTCTGCATTACATGTGTTGGCAGAGAACACGCCTGCTGAACATTTGGAAGTGAAATCTCATCCGCATCCTGTTTTCGGCGAGATGAATCTCAAACAATGGATTCCTTTTGTAGGGTATCATGAATTGCGTCATATTGAACAAATTAAAGAAGTGAAAGAACAACTTGGTATTTAATAAAGACCTCTGCTGCAACTTTATATTGCGGCAGAGGTCTTTTCTGATTGCTAGTGAATATGCTGAAGTGCCTGCTGTATGCTGGCGAAAGTTTTCAGCACTTCTGCCGGATCCTTTACTGCTGCCAGTTTTCGTGCAAGCTGCGGTGACACACCTGTAATGTAGAGCTGACTGCCCATTAAATCCAGTACTTGCTGAATTTCCAGCAACCGGTCAATCGATGTGCCTTCCTCCCAATATAGCCCCGTAATATCTAGAAGTACATGATCCACTTCCCGGGAATGTACGAAGTCGCTCAGTTTCATGATTAAAAGATTAAAGCGTTCCTCATTCATTTGACCAATTAATGAAACGGCAGCGAGATTGTCATAAATCATCATGATCGGCAGCATGAGCTGTTCGATTTCATTGTCTTTACTATGTAATTCTTCTATCTGTCTGTATTGCACCGAGACGTCTGTCTGCGTACCAATGAAATAGTCTTTGCCTTCGATCACAACCGGACGGATACTGAGACGGTTCCAAAACATTGTCCCGTCTTTTTTATAATTCTTCAGTACGACTGTAATTGGCACTCTCTCTGAAATTGCTCTTCTGATTTTCATCACACTGGACGGATCCGTATCTGCACCTTGAAGAAATCTGCAGTTGCGGCCAAGCGCTTCTTCTTGCGTGTATCCCGTCATAGTTTCAAAAGTTTTATTAGTATAGATTATAGGATTGTCTTCAAGGGAGACGTCGGTAACCAGCGCCGAAACCCGGCTGCCGTCAATTAACGCTTCCATCAGCTGTCTTTGTACTGTATCCGGTAAGTTTCTAATTCTCTACACATCCCATCCATATCAAATACTTGTTATTGTTTTATCGTAGCATATGCTTTTGCGTTTTGTATAATAAATTTGAATAGTTCGCCGAATTTCTTTTTAAAATAAACAGACTGGGACAAAATATAAAAAAAGCGTAAAGTTTATTCCTTTACGCTTTTTTATGTCTATTTTTTATTAAATACTTTGCAAAGCATTTGAGTGGACCGGAGCGGAAAAAGGCCGACTCCTGCGGGATTTAGCGCGAATGTTGAGACCCCGCAGGAGCGCCAGCGACGAGGAGGCTCAAGCGCGCCCCGCGGAAAGCGTGCCTTTTGGAGCGCAGGGGAACGGACTTTTTTTAGTTTTGTCCCAGCCTCCTCCGTTTTATATACGTGCAGCCTGCATCGCTTTGAATTCTTTTTCCGAACATAACACAAAATGTTCAGGAGCAACCTCGCGGAATTCTACTTTTTCATCCGGCCCATATTGATGGTCTTTCGGATTATACGGTCTGCGTACACGTGAACGCTCATAAATAGGATCCGGCAGCGGAATTGCTGACAGCAAAGATTTTGTATAAGCATGCATTGGATTTCGGTATAATTCATCTGCCGGAGCCATCTCCACCAGTTTACCAAAGTACATTACACCAATCCGGTCAGAAATGTATTTCACCATCGACAAATCGTGTGCGATAAATAAATACGTCAAACCTTTTTCTTCCTGAAGCTCCTTCAGCAAGTTCACAACTTGCGCTTGAATGGAAACGTCCAATGCAGAAATGGGTTCATCTGCAATGATGAATTCAGGGTCAACAGCCAATGCACGGGCAATTCCGATGCGCTGGCGCTGGCCGCCTGAAAATTCATGGGGATAACGCTCAGCATGTTCACGGTTTAATCCAACGGTTTCGAGCAACTCAATGACACGTTGTTTCCGTTCTTTCTTGCCTTTCACCAGACCGTGTATATCCAGTCCTTCTGCTATAATATCCAGCACTTTCATCCGCGGATTCAAAGAGGCATAAGGATCTTGAAAGATCATTTGCATCTTCCGGTTCAAGGCGTGATTTTCTTGTTTGCTTTTCGGTGCGTGAACATCTACTCCGTCATAGAGAACCTGTCCTGCCGTTGCATCATACAGTCGAATCATTGTACGGCCTGTTGTAGACTTGCCGCATCCCGACTCTCCCACCAGGCCAAATGTTTCACCGCGCTTGATTGTAAAGCTGATATCATCAATTGCACGGACTTCAGATGCTTTTCCTGCATTAAAGTATTGTTTTAGATTTCGCACTTCAATTAATTGGTCTGCCATTACACAGTACCTCCAGTCTGATCGACATAGTATCGACTGCCAGGGAATGTTTTCATCCGCTCAATAATCACCGCAGGCGGTTCAACTTGCGGCGCCTGTTCGTGCAATAACCACGTCGCTGCATAATGCGTGTCACTCACCTTGAAGAATGGCGGCTGACGCTCCATATCAATTTTCATTGCATACTCACTGCGCAGTGCGAATGCATCCCCTTTTGGCGGATTCAATAAGTCAGGCGGCGTCCCCGGAATTGCATACAGCTTTTGATCCGCCAAATCCATGGACGGCATTGAGCTAAGCAATCCCCATGTATAAGGATGCTGCGGATTATAGAAGATTTCATCAACTGTGCCGATCTCCACAATTCTGCCGCCATACATCACTGCCACACGGTCTGCAACGTTTGCTACAACGCCCAGATCATGTGTGATGAAGATGATAGATGTATCAATTTTGCTTTGAATTTCTTTCATTAATTCTAATATTTGCGCTTGAATGGTTACATCAAGTGCCGTCGTCGGCTCATCAGCTATCAGTATTTTCGGGTTGCATGCGAGCGCAATTGCGATAACGATACGCTGACGCTGACCGCCTGAAAACTGGTGAGGGTACATTTTATAGCGGTTTTCAGCATTCGGAATACCCACGAGATTCAATAATTCAATCGTTTTTTCCTTAGCCTGTGATTTATTTAGCTTCTGGTGTTTTAAAATCGGCTCCATGATCTGTTTGCCGATCGTCATCGTAGGATTTAATGATGTCATCGGATCCTGGAAGATCATTGATATATCTTTTCCGCGTATTTTTTGCATATCCTTTTCAGGAATTTTCGTTAAATCTTTTCCTTCAAATATGATTTCGCCGTTTTTATATTCGGCACTTGACTCAGGAAGCAAGCGCATGATTGATTTTGTCGTTACCGATTTTCCGGATCCTGACTCTCCCACGATAGCGAGTGTTTCACCTGTAAGCAAATCAAAGTTCACTCCACGGATCGCTTTCACTTCACCTGCAAATGTATGGAAGGAAAGCTCGAGGTCTTTTACTTCTAAAATTTTCGTCAACTTGCTCTCCTCCTCTTAATCTTTCATCTTCGGATCTAACGCATCGCGCAGTCCGTCACCGATCAAGTTAAATGCAATCATTAAAATACTGATGACAATCGCCGGGAACAGAAGGACATACGGCTGGTTCTCCATCACTTTATAGCCATCATTAATCAATGTACCTAACGATGCCGCCGGCGGCTGAAGCCCGATTCCAATAAAGCTTAAGAATGCTTCAAAGAAAATCGCGTTCGGAATTGTAAACATCGTATTGATGATGATAATACCAAGCATATTCGGCAATAAATGTCTGGTGATAATTTTTCCGTCCTTAGCTCCAAGTGTGCGTGAAGCAAGAACGAATTCCTGTGATTTATATTTCAATGTTTGGGCACGGACAATCCGTGACATTCCAATCCAGCCGGTTATGGTGATCGCGACAATGATTGCAGCGATACCCGGATCCATAATCATGATCATTAAGATGACAACAATCAAAGTCGGTATGCCGATTAGTATTTCAACGATCCGCTGCATAATATCATCGGTGCGGCCGCCGAAGTATCCTGAAATCCCGCCGTATGCAACGCCGATGACCATATCAATTGCCGCTGCAACAAATGCGATAAACAGGGATACACGAGTACCTTCCCATAGCCGTGTAAATAAATCGCGGCCGAGACCATCTGTACCGAACCAATAATATTCATCAACCTTTTTCATTTCATACAAATTTACTTTTTTACCTGCGAGTTTACCTTCTCCATCAAAGAAACCTGTCGCTTCAATCCCCGGAATTTTAGGAGGCAGGTTGGCATGGCGCAAGTTTTGTGCATCGCCGGCATGTCCAGTTAAATACGGGCCAATTAATGCCATCAGCCCAATCAATAATAGTATGACCATGCTGATGATCGCTGCTTTATTTTTACGAAGACCAAGCCATGTATCTTGCCAAAAGCTCAAACTTGGTTTTTCTATCCGTTCTGCTTTATCAGCGTCAATTGTGATTCGTTCAAAGTCTTCGTGCGTTATCTTTTTTTCTTCAAATTCGTTGCTCATTATCCCTTACCTCCTGCCACGCGGATACGCGGATCAATAATTCCGTATAAAATATCCACAATAAAAATAACTAAAATTAGGAAGGCAGAGAACAATAGCGTCGTACCCATAATCGTTGCATGATCATTCGTCATGATAGACGATACGAATTGTTCACCAATTCCCGGAATAGCAAAAATTTGTTCCACAACGAGCGAGCCTGTAACCAATCCGGCAGCCAATGGCCCGAGCACTGTGATTAATGGAATCAGCGCGTTTCGGAAAGCATGTTTAAAAGCGATTTCGAAACCGTTCGCTCCCTTTGCTTTAGCCAATATAATATAATCTGAATTTAATACTTCTATCATCTCAGTCCGTATGAAACGCGCGGATAGGGCTAGCGGCCCCATAGCGAGTGCAAGCGATGGCAGGACACTGGACTTCCAACCGTCATTCCACAAACCGACCGGTAACAGATGCCATTCAGAAGCAATCCAATACTGCAGTAATGACGCAAATACAAAGGACGGAATGGAAATACCGAGTATGGCAAAGAAGGTGCTTCCATAATCCCAGAATGTATTATGCTTCAATGCTGCAAGCATACCAAGCAGGATTCCGACAATCGTCCCGAAGACCATCGCTTGCGCTCCCAAGATTAAAGAAGGTTTCAATCTTGTAGCCAATAGATCGTTGACACTTTTCCCTTTAAATACAAAGGACGTTCCCAGATCACCTTTTGCCAAGTTCTTCATATAAATTGCGTATTGTACGGGCTTTGGTTTATCGATCCCGTACTTCTTTTCAACAATCGCTTTCTGTGTATCATTTAATTTGTTATAAGAAGCGATTGGTGAACCCGGCAATGTTTGCATGAGGAAAAAAGAGGCCGTTGCAATTAACATCAGCGTTATGAACATATATACTATACGTTTTCCAATATACTTAACCACGGTACGTTACACCTCCAAGAAAGTTTCTTTCTGTATATTCATTTAGCTATTCTACAATTTCCGACAAAATGCACCATTTGAAATATTTAAACTATTCGATGTTACTAAAAAGAGAGTATATGGAATATCAATTCCCATATACTCTCCCCTATGAAACTTACATACATACTTTGCTGCTATTATTTACCGGAGATGTATGCCCACTTGTATGAGTAGTCTGCTCCAAACGGATGATCTACTAAGCCTTTAAAGTATGGCTTGTGCAGGAAGATCAAACCACGCTGATAAATCGGTGCGATGGCAGCGTCTTCATCAAGAAGAATTTTCTCGGCTTTTGCAAATGCTTCATAACGCTCCTTAGGCTTAAGTGCCAGCTCGCCTTTGGAATCTTCAATCAATTTATCGTACTCAGGATTAGAGTAAGACATTAAGTTGTTTGTGCCATCTGTTACGAATAGATCCAAGAATGAAATCGGGTCTTGGAAATCCGGTCCCCAGCCTGATACTTGAATATCATAGTCTTGGTTACCATCTAAGTCAAGACGTACAGAGAACGGCACTTCTTTCAATGAAATTGAAAGACCTTCTAAATTTGTTTCTAATTGAGATTTGAAGTACTCGTCCATTTTCTTAGAAAGCTCAGTGTCTCCACCCAGAATTTCTAATTTAAGAGAGTCAACACCCAATTCTTCTAAACCTTTTTTCCAGTGTTCTTGTGCTTCTTCCACATTATACTCCAAGTGGTCTCCGCTCAGCTCACGGAAATCTTTTTCATCTTCATCAAATGCAAAGTTTGTTGGAACTAGGAAGTTCGCAGGCAATGAACCGTTAGCCAGTACTACATCAGCCATGTCATTTTTCTCGAACGCTTTAGCAATTGCTTTACGGATATTTTCGTTCGCAAGTGGTGTTTTTTCTCCACCGCGCTCTTGGTTAAACTTGAAGTAGAATACAGACGTTTCCGGCTGAATTACTGCTTCCGCGTCATCACGATACTGCATAGCCAAGTCGCCGGAAACTCCTGCACGATCTAGCTTGCCATCCTGATAAAGCTTTACTGCAGTTGCAGAATCTTTTACAACGTTTACATGAATTTCATCAAGCTTTACGTTTTCTGCATCCCAGTAATGTTCGTTCTTAACATACGTCCAGCTGTCACCAGTACCATCCCATTTTGTTAAAACGAATGGACCGTTTGACAGAAGATTTTCTGAATTTGTTGCGTATGCATCAGCTTTAGAAGTTACGAACTCTTCTTTCAGCGGGTAGAATGTTCCAAATGACATCAGTGACAAGAAGTAAGGTACCGGACGCTCCAGTGTTACTTCAAACGTTTTTTCGTCTACAGCCTTAACTCCAAGCTCAGACACTTCCATTTTTTCTTCAGAGATAGCTGTCGCATTTTTTACTACGCCAGACATCATGAATGGTCCGTATGGTGAACCTGTAGCCGGGTCGATTGCACGCTGCCAAGCATAAACGAAATCGTCAGCTGTAACAGGTGTTTCATCAGACCACATTGCATCGCGAAGTTTGAATGTATAAGTCAGTCCATCCTCACTTACTTCTGCTTCTTCAGCAGCCATTGCAGGTTCAGCAATATTTTCCTGGTTTAAACGGTATAAACCTTCATTGATATTGTTCAATACGTTGAAGCCAACCTGATCTTCTACGATTGATGAGTCAACAGATGGAATAGCAGCAGATTCAGCCAAGTATAGTACTTGCTCAGCGTCAGGTTCTCCGTCTTCGTCTTTCGGATGCTGTTTTTCTTCAGTTGCCTCTTCGTTGTCCTTGTCATCTCCGTCCGCTGCCGGCTTATCTTCATTTTTGGATCCGCCGCATGCAGCCAAGAACATACTTAGCACTAACGTGAGTGCCATAAGTAAAAGCCACTTCTTATTCTTCAAATTGTTGACCTCCCCTTTTGTTTTTGAAGTACTAGCTTTTTAATTATACAAGAAAAACATATAAATGTAAACGCTAACAACATAATTATCTTAATTTTAAACTATTGATGAAGATTCTACACAATTTGACCCGTTTCTTGTATGATATACAGTAGTTGCTTACACTATTAATGAAAAGAAGGATTTCAATGAACCCTAATGTTATTATATTTCTTATATCTCAATTGATGATTATTATCGCAGCATATTCAGTATACGGCCGGATCTCACTGCTCGGCTATATTAACACTTCATTTTTCGTCAGTGGTTTTCTGCTCTTTATCGGCGGTGCAGTATTCATTATCCGTACGGGTTCTTTCGACTTTTTCATGAAAAGTACACGGAAAGTATTTGCGCCTAAAGGGCAGAGAGAAGTGCTCGATTCCATGCGTGCTCCCAGTGAAGCAATGTCAGCGAATCCGGCATGGTTTTTTATAGCCGGCTTGCCTGCTTTTGTTCTAATGATTGTTGCGCTTGTGGTGTATTATATACAGCAATAAGTAAGGATTTTTTGAACAAATATACTGAATGGAATAATCGTCTTAACTCCCTGACGGATATATGTACTGAATGTTCACCAAACGCTTTCATTTTTCTCTTATTATTTTCTAAAAACTATTACATACATAAGAGATATGTTTTACCGATGTTCTCAATATTAAAACGCAGCGTTCCTTTACAGGAGCGCTGCGTTATTTCCATTATTTACGGTCTTCTACTTTCAGTTTGCCGCCATCATTAAACGTAATCTTGACTTCGAACTTTGTATAGTTCGCATCCAGATTAAAGACTTTCAGCACCTGATCAATTGCCTCTTCATTTGTACTGTCTTTCGTCAGACTTAGCTGTTTCACTTTTGGATATATGTCGTCAAATGCTTCCTGCCCTTTCAAATGCACGTTATTTACTTCGTCCTCTACTTTCGCTTTTACAGGCTCATTTTCATCTTGTTCAATTTCTGCTTCGTATTCGATGTCCTTGTCATATGAAACCTCTACTTCAATTTCTTTAAATGAAAGCTGCTTCATATCTGCTTCCATATTGCCTGCCGCAGAATCTGCTGATCCTTCCGTTTCGCCTTCACCCATAGAATTTTGCGTTGTCTCATCAGTGGCAGGTTCTAATGGCTGTTCCACAGGCGCTGATGCTGCATCTTTGTTTTCTGTTCCCGTGTCTTTTGCGGCGTCCGTCCCGCATGCCGCCAGACTGAGTGCCATGACAGAAATTCCGGTCAGTAATGCTCGTTTCATTATAAATTCCTCCTGTATATTGTATTCCTTATAGTAATTCCCCGATTTTCATTATTTAATCGATTAGTTTTATTTAATGAAGGGTATGTTGGTAAGTAAAGGAGTGAATCGAATGGACAAAAAATACCTGGCAACTGCAAAAGAGGCTATTGATTCGATTGAATCAGCTGTTCCAACAGAGAGACATTTACGTCGGGCCCATGCGGCCGGCATCGCTTTTGATGCCGTGTTTTTGCCGACCGGTGCTGCAATGCCCTGGACTGTCGCAGCCCATTTACAAAAAAAAGAAGTGCCCGCTGTCGTTCGTTTCTCTCACAGCTCCACAAGTGCTGATCCAAACCAGCGGCTGAATCCAATTAAAGGTATGGCGGTTCGCTTTGAATTACCTGATGATAACTTTACAAATCTTACAATGGCCAATATTCCAATCTTCATCAGTAAAACACCTGATGCATTCATTCGCCTAATCCAGGCACTTGGCGCTTCGGGCTCCTGGCCGCAGCGCTTCGGATCATTGTTGCAAGACGCCGAATATAAAGCATTCGGCACTATTTTGAAGAAGATCAAACCGCTTCGCAATTATGAGACCTTACATTATTACTCCATCCATGCATACTACCTAGTGAATCAAGAACAGCGGAAACAGGCTGTGCGATTTGAATGGCAGCCCCTGCCTCAAAATGACCGGACTTTATCAGGCAACTCTATGGAAAACAAACTTATCCAAGAAGTAGAGTCAGCGGAAATCCCCATACGCTTTCGTCTGCTCATACAGCTTGCTGAAAAAGGGGACCCAACTGATGATCCTACTGTTATGTGGCCTAATGACAGAAAGAAAATTGAGGCAGGCATCCTGACATTGACTGCCGTGCGTGCCGATAATGCTGAATCTATTGTCTTTGATCCGACAGTGGTAGTTGAAGGTGTAAAGTGCAGTGAAGATCCGGTTCTGCACTTCCGCTCTGCCGCCTATGCAGAATCAGCCAGACGGCGCGGTGCACTCGAATAGATTCATATAAGAGAACGCCCGCAATCTATTGGCGGTAATAATCCGATGTGATAATTTAATATTTTCACCAAATATTTCACACACAATTTGTCAATTCTTTCAATTTCCATTGTATTTTTAAATTATTCACAACCGCAATATAAACAATCATACTTTTATACCGTATTGATAAACTTGATTTTTTCATCACACCCTTGTTAAACTAGCATCGTGTCAATTCAACGTGCGGAATAAAAGCAATTCTTTATAAATAAGAATTCACCAGTCAGACTGGCAGAAGGGGTTGACTACTCACTACAAGGAGCTGATGTGTATGACAAAGGAAGAACAAATGATACTGGATAATACAGTAGATGAAGAAGAAAAGGATTACACCCTGGACCGTGTGCCAATTGAAGACCGGACAAAAAGCTGGCTAAGCATAACGAATATTACATTCGGTATCGCAACTGCCATCTTTTATTTTCAAATGGGCAGCGTGATGGCCTTGCAATTTGGCGCACCAAACGCCATCGCTTCTGCAATTTATGCAATTATCGTAGCTGGCTTGCTTGGTACAGTAATTGCATACTTATCGGCAAAATCGGGCATGAATGTCAATTTACTCTCGCGGGGCGGCGGTTTCGGCTATATTGGCGCCTCACTCACCTCTCTGATTTACGCTTCAAACTTTATTATGTATTGTGCATTTGAAGGCTTGATACTTGTCTCAGCAGTTCATCATTTCGTTCCCGGTTTGCCTGAATGGGTTCTGATTGTGGTATTCGGAACATTAGTCATTCCGCTTAACTGGTTCGGAATCGAACAATTGGACAAGCTGCAGAAATGGTCTATGCCAATATTTATGATATTTCTCGTTACAGCTATCGTGGTCTCTTTCATTAAACCCGCAGTATACACCGGATCTGTTTTCTCATACATGCCGGAAGGAGTACAGTTTGGCGGTACAGCTCTGTTATTCTGTATCGGTATGCATAACGGAATTATGGGATTAACCGCTTTACTTGCTTCAGACTATGCACGTTTCTTAAAACCTTCAGACCGAAAATTCGGTTCCCTTGCGATTGGTTTTATTCCGCAGATTTTCTGTTACGGCGTGATGGGCGGACTTGGAATATGGTTTGGTGTACGATTCCTCGAGAAGGATCCGGGCGTCTACATCGTTCTGCTGCTCGGTATCGGCGGTGCATTATTCACTATGCTGACGCAGTTACGAATCAATGTCACCAATATTTACAGCAGTTCACTTTCATTGTCCAATTTCTTCGAGAATGTGCTTCGTTTTACACCGGGACGCAGATTTTGGGTTGTCGTCTCCGCTGTTACCGCCATTTTACTGATGCTCGGCGGAATTGTGGATCATCTGGATACCGTAATGACTTTCCAAGGAGTATTTTTATTCTCCTGGGCTGCTATCTTGGTGACGGATGCACTCATCGTCAAAAAGTGGCTGAAAATTGGACCTGATTATTATGTGGCACGACAGAGATTCCTGTATAAATGGAACCCTGTAGGCGTCGTATCACTTCTTGCAGCCAGCGCATTTGGTACAATTGCCGCTTCTGGTCTGCTTGGGATATTCCTGCAGTCAACCGCAGCATTTTTTGCCGCGCTGCTTGCAGCTATATTGACAGTAGTCATCGCCGTCTATACGAAAGGTTCATATTATTTACAGCGTGAACCAAACGATATTACCGCAGAGGACAGAATTAGATAATAACTGGTTAATACAATCAAAAAGTGCCTGAAAGACCAATACTATGGTCTTCAGGCACTTTTTCATTTACGTTCTTCGGACAATCCTGTGCGTTTAATATGTCCCCAGTCACGCTTCCCTCTTAATGCACGAATAATTCCTTCTGCGCGCCAGAACAGCGTCAGCGGACGGTACCAAAACACTTCGGTGAGCGACAGCAAAACCAGGCGCAGCAAATCATTAATTTTTGGATAGGTGTTCCGGCTCCATGCCTCCAGTAAAACAGAGGTCATAGAAAACAATGAGCCATACAAGATAAATAATAAGCCCAGTATCGCCGCAAAGGCTATATAGACCTCTCCCATGAAGAAAGAGAGTACTATATAAGCATAGCCTGCCAGTTCAATCAGCGGCCCAAGCAATTCAATAAACAAGAAATACGGAATAGACAACAACCCTACTGTACCGTACTTCGGATTAAACGCCATTTTCTTATGGAGCCAAAGACTCTCGGCCAACCCCTGATGCCAGCGGCGGCGCTGGGTGCGCAAGTCTTTAAAAGAATCTGGAGCTTCCGTCCAGCAGACAGGATCTGGCGTAAAGACGATTTCTTTATCTTCTTTGCGATCCGCCAGTTCTTCATGAAGCTTGACTACAAGCTCCATATCCTCACCGACTGTATTTCTCGCATACCCGCCGGCTTGCAGCACCCATTTCTTTGAAAACACACTGAATGCACCTGAAATGATTAACACGAGATTAAACTTACTGAGCGCCATGCGTCCCATCAGGAAAGCACGCATATATTCTATAATCTGCATCCTCACAACAGCTGAATCTGGAAGCCCTTCCCTGACTACCTGTCCCATTTGTATTTCGTAACCATTCGCAATCCTTACGTTGCCGCCTGTCGCTATCACTTCCTTGTTTGACTCCATAATCGGCTTCATCACCCGCAGCAATGAATTGCGGTCCAGAATG
The Sporosarcina sp. P33 genome window above contains:
- a CDS encoding GNAT family N-acetyltransferase; protein product: MFVHHVTDDISLKLMSQKDAGELFALVDQSREHLREWLPWVDSIKSADQYGPIITAWLRQFAEEDGFQAGVLYKGELAGMAGFHSVNYVNKQTSIGYWLAEAYEGKGIMTAAVSSLLDYAFDEYNVHRVEIRCGADNRKSFAIPERLGFHKEGVIRDGEFLYDHYHDLIVYSKLKEEWKKH
- a CDS encoding pentapeptide repeat-containing protein is translated as MKRNQPRIPEQLTSVQLQDAMHEEDPYVLNASVIDSRLDGQTIERAHFTAAHIKNTSFQGSVLPGLFLTDVRFENCDFSNADLTGISIHRASFHNCKMLGVNFTEARFTDVLFEECICNLSAFVHAKWERVWFETCQLKDADFFDCQLKHTYFAECNLESCSFDETPLKGVELRTSEFEHMTISMEDLDGCIVSSVQAVQFAAMMGLDIRDE
- a CDS encoding DinB family protein, whose translation is MEINDQARKQLLAQVEHLSDEDINRKPAEDRWSVKQILQHLCLMEGGVTKIIQTRLASNGQNLATDKPIQLAVQRSTKVEAPDFVTPTGDFSALEELKAQLSATHSALHVLAENTPAEHLEVKSHPHPVFGEMNLKQWIPFVGYHELRHIEQIKEVKEQLGI
- a CDS encoding STAS domain-containing protein; this translates as MEALIDGSRVSALVTDVSLEDNPIIYTNKTFETMTGYTQEEALGRNCRFLQGADTDPSSVMKIRRAISERVPITVVLKNYKKDGTMFWNRLSIRPVVIEGKDYFIGTQTDVSVQYRQIEELHSKDNEIEQLMLPIMMIYDNLAAVSLIGQMNEERFNLLIMKLSDFVHSREVDHVLLDITGLYWEEGTSIDRLLEIQQVLDLMGSQLYITGVSPQLARKLAAVKDPAEVLKTFASIQQALQHIH
- a CDS encoding ABC transporter ATP-binding protein, with translation MADQLIEVRNLKQYFNAGKASEVRAIDDISFTIKRGETFGLVGESGCGKSTTGRTMIRLYDATAGQVLYDGVDVHAPKSKQENHALNRKMQMIFQDPYASLNPRMKVLDIIAEGLDIHGLVKGKKERKQRVIELLETVGLNREHAERYPHEFSGGQRQRIGIARALAVDPEFIIADEPISALDVSIQAQVVNLLKELQEEKGLTYLFIAHDLSMVKYISDRIGVMYFGKLVEMAPADELYRNPMHAYTKSLLSAIPLPDPIYERSRVRRPYNPKDHQYGPDEKVEFREVAPEHFVLCSEKEFKAMQAARI
- a CDS encoding ABC transporter ATP-binding protein; this translates as MTKILEVKDLELSFHTFAGEVKAIRGVNFDLLTGETLAIVGESGSGKSVTTKSIMRLLPESSAEYKNGEIIFEGKDLTKIPEKDMQKIRGKDISMIFQDPMTSLNPTMTIGKQIMEPILKHQKLNKSQAKEKTIELLNLVGIPNAENRYKMYPHQFSGGQRQRIVIAIALACNPKILIADEPTTALDVTIQAQILELMKEIQSKIDTSIIFITHDLGVVANVADRVAVMYGGRIVEIGTVDEIFYNPQHPYTWGLLSSMPSMDLADQKLYAIPGTPPDLLNPPKGDAFALRSEYAMKIDMERQPPFFKVSDTHYAATWLLHEQAPQVEPPAVIIERMKTFPGSRYYVDQTGGTV
- the opp3C gene encoding oligopeptide ABC transporter permease, with translation MSNEFEEKKITHEDFERITIDADKAERIEKPSLSFWQDTWLGLRKNKAAIISMVILLLIGLMALIGPYLTGHAGDAQNLRHANLPPKIPGIEATGFFDGEGKLAGKKVNLYEMKKVDEYYWFGTDGLGRDLFTRLWEGTRVSLFIAFVAAAIDMVIGVAYGGISGYFGGRTDDIMQRIVEILIGIPTLIVVILMIMIMDPGIAAIIVAITITGWIGMSRIVRAQTLKYKSQEFVLASRTLGAKDGKIITRHLLPNMLGIIIINTMFTIPNAIFFEAFLSFIGIGLQPPAASLGTLINDGYKVMENQPYVLLFPAIVISILMIAFNLIGDGLRDALDPKMKD